The genomic stretch ATAGCAGACAGAATTTTAGAATTTATTGATTTACAAAATGAAGAAATTGACTTAATTGCCTCTCATGGTCATACGGTTTTTCACAATCCAAGCGAAGGTATAAACCTGCAAATTGGCAAAGCTGAAGTAATTGCTACCCACACAGGAATAACTACAATCTCTGATTTTCGTTCTCTTGATATTTCACTTGGAGGACAAGGAGCACCTCTTGTTCCTATTGGTGATGAACTGCTTTTTACAAAATATGATTTTTGTTTAAACCTTGGTGGTTTTGCAAATATTTCTTTTACTAAAAACAACAAAAGAATAGCTTTTGATATTTGCCCTGTAAATATTTTGATAAATCATTACGTTAAAAAGTTTAAGTTAAATTCAATTGGATACGATAAGAATGGAGAAATTGCTCAACAAGGAGCTGTAAATAATAAATTGTTATTAGAATTAAATTCTATTAAATTTTACAAAAAGTTACCACCTAAATCATTAGGTAAAGAATGGCTGGAAAAAGAAGTGATTCCAATTATTAATAATTTCAATTTAAAAACAGAAGATTTGTTAAGAACAATTTATGAGCATGTTGCAATTCAAATATTTAATGTTGTTAAAAATAATAGCGGCAAATCTTTATTAATAACAGGCGGTGGAACTTACAATAACTTTCTGATTAAATTAATTAAGCAAAAAATAGATTCTCAAAAAAAGAAAGTGGAAATTACTATTCCCAATAAAGAAATTATTGATTTTAAAGAAGCTTTGATTTTTGCCTTTTTAGGAGTTTTAAAAAGAAGAAATGAAATAAATTGCTTAGCTTCAGTTACAGGTGCAAAGCATGACAATTGTGGAGGAAAGATTGTTGAATTAATAGAAGCCCCCCTTTACTCACACCACCCAATAATTGCATTCGCAACAAAACGAGGCTCAGGAGGTAAAGAATAAATATTTTTTTCATAATCCTTGTTGTAAGGTGAAATATTCATAGTTTTACCATCAACAACAAGAGTGCTACTTCCTCCGGGATCAAAGCCCATTGCTTTTTTAGCTCCGTAAGACATTAAAATATTTGCCATGTCAAAGTGAGTAGCTCCAACAGATTCTTTAATTCTTCCGTTTATCATAAGCACCATAGGATTCCCATCTTTATCAAGCCCTACAGAAATTTTTGGTCCTCTCATGTCTGTGTAATCAAGACGTGCTGCTTGAGTTTTTATTGAGTTAGAAGTTTTCCAACCTTCCGTTATCATATCTACATTCAATTCTCCGTCATTTATTAACAAAGGTCCTGCTTCAATTGCATGTGCAATATTTTTAAGATCAAACCCATTTACCGCATCAAATTCAATTTTCACTTTTTTATTTACTTTATTCCATTCTTCCGGAAATAATTTTTCAGGAATTGACAAGGTTAAACCTACAGGAATTATCTTTACATCTTCTCCTTTTTTTGTTTTCACAACCTCTTTAATTGTATTTCCTGCAAGGCGTACAATGTAATTCCCATTTCCTTTTAAAAATTCACTTTCCGACATCAGATTAAAATAACCTAATTCCTTTTCTGAATGTTTATTGTAAGCCGTTTTATTAAAATCCAACAATTTATCATCTGCTGATATTTTAATACCATTTTCAATGCTTACTCTTTGAATATCTATTTTGCCGTTTTTGTGAATTATAAAAGAGGGCTTGTTAAACAATGGTGCAGACACTACTTCTTCATCAATAATTAGTAACCCCAGTGGCGAGCCGATATAGGTTTCGGGCAAACCAAGTTTTCCAACCAATTCGGGGTTGAGGATATATCCTCCATTCCATGCAAGCTGAGAAGTTTTAGCTGTTTTTTTATTAAATAATTTTGTAAGTTCAGGAACAGGTTTTGGTTTATTCTCGTCAGAAAAGGCAGCAAACATCCAG from Bacteroidota bacterium encodes the following:
- a CDS encoding anhydro-N-acetylmuramic acid kinase translates to MLQKKYRAIGLMSGTSLDGLDIALCDFYFFNKNWSFKIEKGKTFDYSKYWKSQLENAPNLNGFELTALHVNFGKLIADRILEFIDLQNEEIDLIASHGHTVFHNPSEGINLQIGKAEVIATHTGITTISDFRSLDISLGGQGAPLVPIGDELLFTKYDFCLNLGGFANISFTKNNKRIAFDICPVNILINHYVKKFKLNSIGYDKNGEIAQQGAVNNKLLLELNSIKFYKKLPPKSLGKEWLEKEVIPIINNFNLKTEDLLRTIYEHVAIQIFNVVKNNSGKSLLITGGGTYNNFLIKLIKQKIDSQKKKVEITIPNKEIIDFKEALIFAFLGVLKRRNEINCLASVTGAKHDNCGGKIVELIEAPLYSHHPIIAFATKRGSGGKE